A genomic region of Raphanus sativus cultivar WK10039 chromosome 6, ASM80110v3, whole genome shotgun sequence contains the following coding sequences:
- the LOC130496228 gene encoding uncharacterized protein LOC130496228, with product MALIVNLLSLLFSTFIVHSNQSTMSLRSFKISENITYDCIDIYKQPGLNHHFLKTHKIQMKPSVSRPEFKMQTGKNETSNKNKIGCPNGTVPILRNTKKFVTNSQIFAESHFHPLSADSPGTHIAGVRSNGGPFRGVQASLSANALNVGNDQISYSQIYIGSGSGNQVSYISVGWMINPGLFGDQRVWTFGFWKGKDGKGCYNTACSGFVQVSKKIPIVEPNVLKPGVPGWFHLSIHQDRNTGNWWITQIMKDAPNEDIGYWPKELFNLLDNGANMVGAGGVVQASRSGSSPPMGNGQFPNGGRLDSGIFTNIEVLNSNYEQRKMNSFPIDNLVDSEKCYGLRIGTVKRFYRTHLGFFFNYGGPGGNSCGV from the exons ATGGCGCTTATTGTGAATCTTTTATCTCTTCTGTTTTCTACCTTTATAGTTCATTCCAATCAAAGTACAATGTCTCTCAGGTCTTTCAAG ATAAGTGAAAATATAACATATGATTGCATCGATATTTATAAGCAACCAGGGCTCAACCATCACTTTCTCAAAACCCACAAAATTCAG atgaaACCATCAGTTTCAAGACCTGAGTTTAAGATGCAAACTGGCAAAAACGAAACatctaacaaaaataaaataggatGTCCAAATGGAACTGTTCCTATATtgagaaatacaaaaaaatttgtCACTAACTCACAAATATTTGCTGAGAGTCATTTTCATCCGCTATCAGCTGATAGTCCTGGAACACAT ATTGCTGGAGTAAGGTCAAATGGTGGTCCATTTCGTGGTGTACAAGCTTCGCTTAGTGCAAATGCGTTAAACGTGGGAAATGATCAAATCTCATATAGTCAAATATATATAGGCAGTGGATCAGGAAACCAAGTCAGTTATATCTCAGTGGGTTGGATg ATAAATCCAGGTTTATTTGGCGACCAACGTGTTTGGACATTTGGATTTTGGAAG GGTAAAGATGGGAAGGGATGTTACAATACCGCATGTTCAGGGTTTGTTCAAGTATCAAAGAAGATTCCAATTGTCGAACCCAATGTTCTTAAGCCAGGGGTCCCTGGCTGGTTTCACTTATCCATTCACCAG GATAGAAATACAGGAAATTGGTGGATTACACAAATTATGAAAGATGCACCTAATGAAGATATCGGTTATTGGCCAAAAGAATTATTTAACCTTTTAGACAATGGTGCAAATATGGTTGGAGCTGGTGGTGTTGTTCAGGCTTCGCGTTCTGGTTCAAGCCCGCCCATGGGTAATGGTCAATTTCCGAATGGAGGCCGCTTGGATTCAGGAATTTTCACAAATATTGAAGTCTTAAATTCCAACTATGAGCAACGTAAAATGAATTCTTTTCCTATAGATAATCTGGTAGATAGTGAGAAATGTTATGGGCTAAGAATTGGTACGGTAAAACGATTCTATCGTACTCATCTTGGTTTCTTTTTCAACTATGGTGGTCCGGGAGGAAATTCATGTGGAGTTTGA